The Culicoides brevitarsis isolate CSIRO-B50_1 unplaced genomic scaffold, AGI_CSIRO_Cbre_v1 contig_110, whole genome shotgun sequence genome has a segment encoding these proteins:
- the LOC134836659 gene encoding methylosome subunit pICln-like, which translates to MVTIGRIDNVNEGHVFTAENMMLEINKNKIPRPGKLILLESSLNFCLNDTQEGLSIPWPRIGLHAIQNNNGLRSIYFMINLEVAWPGVYENNVHNNGNAVDDPDENDEGHESDTEEPMTEFYVVPINTAEQDIVEAIFNWMKHCQSLHPDPDDSISEEDFMEAEDDDGEASAEGVRNLHIDDEEKFADAEEDE; encoded by the exons ATGGTAACTATCGGGCGAATCGACAACGTAAACGAAGGGCATGTCTTCACAGCGGAAAACATGATGCTCGAGATAAACAAGAACAAAATTCCTCGACCAGGCAAGCTGATATTACTCGAAAG TTCCTTAAACTTTTGCCTGAACGACACACAAGAAGGTCTCTCAATTCCATGGCCCCGTATCGGTTTGCATGCAATTCAGAACAATAATGGGCTTCGCAGCATTTATTTCATGATCAATTTGGAAGTTGCATGGCCCGGCGTTTACGAGAACAATGTGCACAACAATGGAAACGCCGTCGATGATCCCGATGAGAATGACGAAGGACACGAATCTGATACGGAAGAACCTATGACGGAGTTTTACGTTGTTCCAATTAATACGGCGGAACAAGATATCGTCGAGGCAATCTTCAATTGGATGAAACACTGCCAGAGCTTGCATCCAGATCCCGATGATAGCATTTCAGAGGAAGATTTTATGGAAGCTGAAGACGATGATGGCGAAGCGAGTGCTGAAGGAGTTAGAAATTTGCATATTGATG atgaAGAAAAGTTTGCTGATGCGGAAGAAGATGAATAG